TCACACTGTCATAACTCAGAATAGGCCATGCCACGATTAGAAATACAAATTCCACCTGTGCTTTCCTTCCTATCACCGTAAATATATCAGACAACTCTCAAAGGACTCCATGTCCCTCAAAGTACAGAAAGTATGACATATTCCTACAGATAATAACTTATCTACTGAAGGTTGTCTTTAATAACAGAGAATGTTCACAGAGAGGGCATTAGTGGCAAAAGACACTGAAAGGCATGTGACACGTGTAAAGAGGTACAAGGTTCATTAGGTGCTGAGCTGGGGGTTAGTGGTCTTACAGAACCAGAATAATCTAGAAACtctgtgaaaactttttacatTAGCCTCAGCACACAGTTATCCCTCATGACACATGGTGAAGGCATACATGCTGCTGGGGGGATTTTGCTGGGGGGTTTCTGCAGCAGACTTTGGTGGGTAAAAATGAAACCAGCAAAAACACTGCTATATTGAGGGAAAAAAGTCACCTTACCTGATGTGAAATGACTTTAGATCCCAAATATGACgacaaagattttaaaaagaactGTGCTACTGCACAGGAGTGACAGAAAACAGCGAGTCAAAAATGCAAATGTTGTCACAGCAAAACTCAGGTAGGTTGCAAGATGTGCAAAGCTTGCAACCTACTGTAAACTACAGTTGTATcacaatgaaaaacaaaaagaaaaccccccccaaaaaactgaagGACAGGGGTGAATCTATTTTATACACTCACAGGTCACTTAATTAGGTAAAACCTAATAGTATTGTGCTGGACTCCCTGTTCCCTTCAGAACTAGTTTAATTTGTAATTGTACAGATTCAGCAAGGTTTTGGaagaggccatttgagtacagtaaTTGTCACGTTCAAGaaaatgatttgagctttgtgacatggaaGCAGTCATCAGAAGGTggatacactgtggtcataaggCAATGGACATCATCAGCAGAAATACGCAGGTAGGCTAcagtgtttaaacaatgctcattTGGCATAAGGAGCCCAAAGTaaaccaagaaaatatcccccacatcattacaccaccagcagcctggaATACAAGtccaaggcaggatggatctctgcttatgttttttaaatcaaattctgaccctaccatctgaatattgcagcagaaactaagactcatcagaccaggcaccATTTTTCCAATCTTATATTGCCAAACTTATGACATCTGGTGTGGTGTTCTGGTGttgtagctcatctgcttcaaggctCCATGTATTATCTTCTGTTGGTTGTAACGAGTAGCTTTTCGAGTTATTGTTGACTAGCCACCAGCTCAATCCAGTCTGGtaattctcctctgacctctggtatCAACGATTCAtgttcacccagagaactgccactcactggtTTTTCTTTGGACCGTTTATAGAGAATAATCTGAAAGATGAGGAAAATCCTAGCAGATCAGAAGTTtatgaaatactcagaccaaccCATCTGGCAACATATACCATGCTGCTTTGTTCTCATTCAGATGGcgggtttgaacttcagcaatTCACCTTGACATGCCTCAATGTATTAAACTGTTGCCATGAGATTGGCCAACTAGATATGCCTGTTCAAATGTTAAACGTACatatctaataaagtggctaATCAGTGCagatcaactttttttttttttttttttttttttttaaagacaacaaTACATAGATATTGTATGATCAACATTTTACTTAAAATTGCATTGCATTCCCTCCCAAAACAATTTCTTCTTTTGAGAATAGAAATAATGTGACAGAATTGAAGTCATAATAGCGGTATACATTTAAAATGGCATGAGAAGCACCATCCCTATTTGGCATTGCCTGTAAGTCTTCAAGCAAGACAcagcaaacacatttttgcaaaatgTTGAGATATGCCTCATCTGTTGCAGGTACTACTCCTTTCTCCAGAGTTTTGACAGAATTTTAATTACAGTCTAATGTGTGACATTTAAAACATGTTATCCAGTATACATTTTGATAACAAAGTATATACAACATACACTTATgtaaaatctgtatttttctaacctaaaaaaatgttaacatgGGAGatcaaaaaaagtaaataaaagtgtACACATGGACATTTTATATATTAGCTTTTATCTTTCCCTCCACCactgacagaagaaaaaaaaaagaaaaaaaaaaagagttgctGGGCACGAGCAGAGTTGATCATTTTCACTTTGATCACATGTAACCTCTAGCAAATAACTAGCgttatttttatttccaaatATACACAGGTAGGCTATTTTTAAGTTGTATACAGGTGTAAGGTATAATGCACACACAGCCCTTCAATCTTCTGCATCCTTCAGTAATAATTATTTCGTGGGGTGGATGGAGACGTCAGACAGTACTACCCAACAACAGAATATTACCATGTGACCCAGTACTCTCCCTCCCCTGAAATAACTGTGGAGTACTTCACATCTGTAGTGCATACATAATATTAAGGTAGAAGCTGTGTACCCAGTCATCAGAAGGGGGCAGCACTGACTTCACTTTCACATGGGTCCAAAGGTCCAGCGGGGGTTCATCAGTCATAGAATCCAAAAGGTGTCCCAACAACAAGGATTAACACGTGACCGCAGAGATGAGTCCATCCCCTCTCAGAAAAGTTTGTCCTTTCCCATCTAACCTCACCATCATTTTAAGAAGACAATGTAGAAGGCCATGGCCAGGCAAGATACTGCCACAGCGATGTGAAGCCTTGTCCCAATTACTGCAGCTGAGAACGAGATAAGATGAGTTAAAACAAGAAGAAAGCATCAGACAAAGTCAGATCTTGAGCTGAAATGTCAGTGGATATTGTGACATACTACATTGTCTGGaaattcagtcatttttggTTAATCTGACAATATAAGTGCGTGAGAAATGAAGGTATTACATCAGACTGGAAAAGTTCTTCCAGTCAAATAGTACAATAAAGCTGGCCTCGGATTTACTTCTCTTTGTTTATAATGACataataaaactgtaaataccAAACAGCTGAACTGTTATTACCTTACCTAAAGCCTAAACTACAGGCAGTTTTTGTCCACTTTGCAGCGCTTGTGTGTTCATGTGCGAATTTGttattattctgtttttatctcCATTATATCTCTGTATATAGTGAGAAGGCAACAATGgctgtacattaatatgaaacatataagaaataaaaacatatttttcattgttgttctttatacggTACACATTCATTGTATAAGACAAAGTAATCAATTGTATGCACTATTAATGTAATTCTTTGAGATCTACTTATTAACAGATATGTATGACAATATTCCAATGTGCCACACCACTAAAACTAGTTTAACAAAAATACATATAGAAACAACATCATACATTGTAACAAACATGTAATGTTGCCATTCGTTTTGAGATCAGCCACTACATATAATATTTAATATGTAGTGTAATATGtagtttaatatttaatttggaAGGATTTAAGACTTAAATCCCAAAAGctatataaatattaaaaatccTGTAACCCTAGGCAGTTTATATAGCATATTTCATCCAGATTGATTAATGCTACTAGGAGGACTTAGGTAACAGACATACATACACTATGATCATTATAGTAAGAAGATGAGGAGTTCTGAGAAAGAGGGTCCAGTATTTGTTGACCTGTGATCTAGTTATTATCAACCAACCTTGCGTGTTGACattgtttaatttaaataattaatgtACAAGAGTGCAGGACAAAAAAGAAAGCACCAGGCTGCTAATATTAAgcatatataaaaaagaaaaaagaaaaacgggAAGTCATTGTGTCTGAATCATACTTACCTTTGTAGAACACACCCCACACTCCTTTTTTCTCTGACAGCAGCCAGTTGTTGAGGCGAGGCACCTTTTTGAGGTATGCACAAGTGCAGATAAAAAGCAGCCCGAAGACGAGGATGCCATCGAATGAATAAACTATGGAAAGGGAAAAGTGGCATTGCATACACTTATTATATTAGAGAATCTAAGAGCACAGAGTAACAATCACTCATTTCTGCTCAGATACAACCAAATACACTCTTAAATGCAGCAGAGGTTTGCTTTATAAGGAAGCAAATATTGACATTGAGCAACCACTAACTCCATGCGTCATATTAATATAgtatgcaaaacaaaactatggATGTCACCTTCTGATTTTCTGTCTGTACTTACCATTGAGACAAATGTTTATGCCAGTGGTGAAGCATACATGTATATTCTGCCTAACAGtgaatttttttcctttgaccAAACTCTGTTGTTGCTGCTTGGTTCAATAGTTGTCTACCTGGCTATCCTGAATATTTTGTAGCATtagccacagacacacacaagtcAAAGCCTGATAGCATAGATACGTGTAGCCTTACAAAAAAGTAGAAGCTAGGAAGAGGTTCATACTACACACAGCAGGCTTTGTGATAGTACTGCTATTTAATAGAACGACAAATACTATAGCACTGTAATGAGTGAAGAGTTTGTTTTGGTGCTAAAAGAGTGGCAGTGCTGCCCAGGGCCACGTCTACAACTAGCCTAGCCTCAACTAGCCTCAATTCCAAGAAGTAGCTTAACTTCATGTCCCGCTTGTTGTCGACACGTCCTAGCTAGTTGGAAAACACGGAAAACCTACCATTTGTCATATTCGCAGCTTTCTCTTTGACGATGTTATATGACGGTTTGTTCCTCTAAACTAGCATTCCATCCTAAATTTTAAAGTAGAGATAATGCAGTCACTCGGCTGACATTTCCGTTTCCCTGACTTAAAATCTTCTTCTACGCTTCACGCTATTGCTTTTCAGTTAGCGTTACTGCCACCTATTGGAATAATTGATTAACAGCTTAAATTTACAGTTTTAAACGCCCATTTAAACTTGTAATCAATTAGGTTGTAACTAGGAGTTTTCACTTGTGGAAATCggatttttcaaaatatttttcaaaatatGAAATAACAAATTACAATTCCACGCACCCATCAAGTTTTACTTCTTAAAATTAGATTTTAGATATCCCCAATTGAATGTCTTGATTGATATCTGTAATGCAAAGAGAAATATCTACAACACTGCAACTACTTTCAAATTGagcttttaaatgatgatttcatttgttAAGGGAAAACCCCTATCCAAAGCTACCTGAccctatgtgaaaaagtaattgctcaCCATTGTTAAATtgtgaattaactgtgattaccCATATGTTTTGGAAAGTTGAGTTCAGTTTCACAAGCCACACACAGGCCTGATTATTGGCAGACCTGCTGAATCAATAAATCAGTTAAACAGAATCACAACCTGCCCTGATCTCAAGAAAAGATGAAACTTTCAAGGACTTttaaaacaaagtcattgacagTCAATCTGGACAATCAATTTCTAAGGCTTTGAGACTCAACCAAACCATGCTGAGAGTCATACTGCAATATGAAATGTGGCAAACTTTATCAGAAGTGGCTGgtctaccaaaattactccaagaccACATCAACACCTCGTGCAGAAGGTCATAAAAGAATTCAGAACAACatttaaagaactgcaggctttATAATTCAAGGTCAGAGTTTGTGATTCAACAGTAAGTATGACACTGGGCAAAAATGCCAACAATATAAGAACAAACATCTTGATGAGCCCCATGATCTGGAAAGATATTCTGTGGCCCGGTGAGAGTTTGGGtcctgtattttgtatttactcaggtaatctttgtctaatattaaaatttaattcaaatttaatattaaaataaaattctgcTTTGGTGTAGGGATAAAAACCCTCTAATAACACTCTACAAACTTTCTTATAAACTCTTCttaatgcagcacaaccaagGCAACAAAACTGAGAGATATGTGTAAACATGATAAGCTCTAACCTTGTGCTTCTACAGAGAGGTAATAAATTATTATAGCAGTAGAATAATGCACCAGTAACAAACAATCAATACAGCACAAGGCAGGTTTTTATTGGTCGTTTCTTGTGGCCGGCACACTGCTCCCTGTAGGGAAATAATATGGGTGGAAGGTCAAGACACAATGAACAAACTGGTAAAAAAGGCTGACTCTGCTGCAGCTGTAAACCTGGGCACACCTtatgcagcagcagagggaagGATGAGGATTAAAGTGAGCTTCCACCCACACTACAGTGAGCTGACATCATTTGCCCCTGTCAAATAAATCAATTAAAAGAAAGCTTCAGTCAGATTTAGGCAGAGCGGCATCACAGTGCTTAACACATGATGTGAAAACctgaacaaaaacaataatgtatttattatgtatatatgtaaaatacataacacaaaacattaaaacacctTCTTAGTTGAGAATTATAGGTGCAAGTCAGCCTCTGAAGCATGTAGTGTGTGGCTTTACTGATGAGAAAACCATGAGTCCAGATGCGGTGGTGTTTCATCTTTGAGTATCTTAGACaaggaaaagacaaaaatgttGTCAGGGTGACAACATATAGACACctgtaaaaacacacagacttgTGTTCCACAGATGGGTAATCCCTTCATTTCTACACTCACTGGCTCATTGTGTCAGTCTTAGATTAGCctgttttttactttaataaaatgtcttattcttatatatttaataatatatttCATGACAGTTGTAGGGTAAAAGTATGCACcttaacaacaaagaaaaaaagcattataGACTCATAGATTTAACACTTTAATGTGAACGCTGAATATTTTCATCACTTTGTGTAATAATAAAGCAAAAGACGCAAAAAGCCATCTTTGTTTTGCTGGCAGTGTTTTTTCATTATTGCTGTAATGAATTGGCCTAATCCCTGCATATGCTGCTGCTCTGAGACAACAGAAGTTTCTCCCCTGAAGGGAACAAAGAGTCGTAAGACAGTTAATGAGATTTGATAGCGTGGCACCTGTTTGATCATCTGCGCTCCGGCTGCAGAGCACGGAGCACCCCGGTCTCAAAAACAAAGCAGTCCTCCTCCTCCGGTGCATTCGTCTCTGAGGAACAGAGCTCAGCAGTCTCTCCTTGGCATCTGTTCATCAATGCTTCTCCACCCGACCACACAGGTAAGGCAGTTTTATTGATCACTTTTATGCAATTATGATTAGTGAGTACCTATTAAATGGAAAACCATAAAAGGAACAACTGAATTCATTATTCGGATTATAGAAAAAGACATCTATCAAAAGTAGAGTATGTGATTTACCACCCTGGTGTGTGGAAGCATGTTTCTGCCAAATGTTCCTGAAAAAAATAGAgagattttaaataataatatgtAGTAGTTTTTCTTATTTCGAGTTAGTAGTCACAAAATTCACTAAATCGACTTACTGAGTAAAGTGAAATTTTGAGAAACCTAACTCAAAAGTTGGAAAAACCTAAGATTTTCACTAATGGATGGAAAATTATGTTTATTCATTTGGCAGAAGCAAGCATCGATACCAACCAGTTACTTCTTTACTTCTCCATAATTTATTTTGCAGCTGCATAGTTCATGTCGCTAGACGTGATCATTTAAATCTGGTAACATCTTTGTTGGGTCATTACTTTACAATAGAAAGCGCCtggaggcgactgttgttgtcagTCGGCTCTATGTGAAGAAAACTGAATCGAAGTGAGTTCAGGTTCAgggtttaaaattaaaatgattatgtttattatttatcaGTTATACATGTATGCTGCCTGATTATATATTGATGAACACTGGTTTGTAAATTATTCTACAGTGTTAAGCGGCGTAGGATCAAAGAAGTGTGAACTTCATCCTACTCCTTTTTGATCATGTAAATTTTGTGATATATAAAGTTAGTCGTGgcataataatatttttttctttgaattctttattttatttacatgtttgaaattAAATAGGGAATCTatcaattatatttatatttatatgacATATTATACAATTTATTTaatagttttttggggggttgttttccctttaacaggaaggatGTCGAGCTTTTGCATACTTAGCTAAAAAGGTGTCACACATCAACTAGATTTTACAGTTTAGATtgcataataataatcatcatcctAAATTTAGGCTTCAATTGATTCACACTAGAGAAAGCTATTTACCTTTTTGGTGAGTTATTTAATGAGAATATTTAATAACCAGTCTGACTTTAttttatcaaatgtttaaatatgCTAATATGCacagttttacattttgttttgttcgtGTTGCACTTCATATTTCACATAATTACCTCTGGTTTTCATTCAGGTACCACACAAAATGGGCTTCCGCAATAAAAGAGGTAAGATCAAAGTTTGATGAAAGTGAAGCTCATGGAGTTTGAGTGAATCTAAAGAAACAAACGAGCTTCACCTCACGTGACAGAAACTAGTTTTAGTTTACTTCATGAATATCTTGCAGTAAACATAGGCTGTAGTATTGTGTACACTGAATAAATTGCACTGGCTTGTTATTATGTGTATCAGACAGACGTCAGTGCTGGATGGTCCCATCTCACCAGGTGACTGAAAATCAACAACAGGAGGACAGTGACCTCATCAAACCCAGAAAGCTGCCAAATCCCGTCCTGGCTTCCCACCAACACAGAGCTCTCCATCAAGAGCTGCTATTCTGCCACAGACGGTGAGAAAACACTGTCACAGGTAGCCGGCGCTGTTCACAAATGTTGCTCAGCATTGTCTACTTGAGAGTTCTGCATTGAATTGTTATTCGTGTTCTAGTACCTTTACTAAAAACACTCTGAGTTGCACTATTTTATTAGTTGGGGCGTTCAAACATTCGTCTGTTGGAGAATCCTCTTATTTAACCTTTTGGCCGCTGGTTGGAGTTGTGGCAGTCGTGGATTAGCAGTATGCTTAGGTGGTGTTTAATGTGGATCAAGTCAAAAGTTAAATGCCCACTTGCCCCCTGTTGAGGGATCAGTGCTGATCCCCCAACAGGAGGCAAGTGTTCTCGCTCTCAAGtctgaaaaagaacaaaataatcAATGTAACATAATCAACGACATTTGTGGTGCTTAAACAAGATTTCTATTaaactttcatttatttatttcacacttggTTTAAAAGTTTCAACAGTTTTATCCTTTCATACACACAAACCATGCTTTCCCCTGATATAACACTGCAACCATGcatgaaaaggagcaggaagaagaaaataactttaaaagttTTATTAACTACTTTCAATAAATAGACGCCCAtctactgtatatacttacacAAAACAAAGGATTTGTTGCATTAATGGTAACCTTTCTGCACTTACTCATAAGGACCACACCAAGAATTCAATGTTTTGGCCTTCTTGTTTGTCTTaatctacagggagtgcagaattattaggcaaatgagtattttgtccacatcatcctcttcatgcatgttgtcttactccaagctgtataggctcgaaagcctactaccaattaagcatattaggtgatgtgcatctctgtaatgagaaggggtgtggtctaatgacatcaacaccctatatcaggtgtgcataattattaggcaacttcctttcctttggcaaaatgggtcaaaagaaggacttgacaggctcagaaaagtcaaaaatagtgagatatcttgcagagggatgcagcagtcttaaaattgcaaagcttctgaagcgtgatcatcgaacaattaagcgtttcattcaaaatagtcaacagggtcgcaagaagcgtgtggaaaaaccaaggcgcaaaataactgcccatgaactgagaaaagtcaagccaccagtttggccatatttcagagctgcaacatcactggagtgcccaaaagcacaaggtgtgcaatactcagagacatggccaagataagaaaggctgaaagacgaccaccactgaacaagacacacaagctgaaaggtcaagactgggccaagaaatatctcaagactgatttttctaaggttttatggactgatgaaatgagagtgagtcttgatgggccagatggatgggcccgtggctggattggtaaagggcagagagctccagtccgactcagacg
This genomic interval from Oreochromis niloticus isolate F11D_XX linkage group LG5, O_niloticus_UMD_NMBU, whole genome shotgun sequence contains the following:
- the tmem167b gene encoding protein kish-B, with amino-acid sequence MTNVYSFDGILVFGLLFICTCAYLKKVPRLNNWLLSEKKGVWGVFYKAAVIGTRLHIAVAVSCLAMAFYIVFLK